A stretch of the Papaver somniferum cultivar HN1 chromosome 6, ASM357369v1, whole genome shotgun sequence genome encodes the following:
- the LOC113287351 gene encoding persulfide dioxygenase ETHE1 homolog, mitochondrial-like has translation MLRLNHLCSSIFNAYKISNKTLDFSTKKFRSQMENYTTCSESSSSSKLLFRQLFEKESSTYTYLLADLTHPDKPALLVDPVDKTVERDISLVEELGLKLIYAINTHVHADHVTGTGLLKNKVDGVKSIISKSSNSKADLFVDHGDIIQIGNLFLEVRATPGHTLGCVTYVTGDGPDQLQPRMAFTGDALLIRGCGRTDFQGGSSSQLYKSVHSQIFSLPEDTLVYPAHDYKGFTVSTVGEEMLYNPRLTKDEETFENIMQNLKLSYPKMMDVAVPANMVCGLQDETKPLSDE, from the exons ATGCTTCGATTAAATCATCTTTGTTCGTCAATTTTCAACGCCTATAAAATCTCaaataaaaccctagatttttccaCCAAGAAGTTTAGATCACAAATGGAAAATTATACCACTTGttctgaatcttcttcttcttcaaagttgTTATTTCGTCAGCTCTTTGAGAAGGAGTCATCTACGTATACGTATCTACTTGCTGATTTGACTCACCCTGATAAACCGGCTTTG TTGGTTGATCCAGTAGACAAAACAGTAGAGAGAGACATTTCTTTGGTGGAAGAATTAGGATTGAAGCTAATTTACGCTATAAACACTCACGTACACGCTGATCATGTCACTGGAACTGGCTTGTTAAAG AATAAGGTTGATGGTGTTAAATCTATTATCTCGAAATCCAGCAATTCAAAAGCTGATTTGTTTGTTGATCATGGTGATATAATACAGATTGGCAATCTTTTTCTAGAG GTCCGCGCTACTCCTGGTCATACATTAGGTTGTGTTACATATGTTACGGGAGATGGGCCTGATCAGCTGCAACCAAGGATGGCTTTCACTGGTGATGCCCTCTTGATACGTGGATGTGGGAGAACAGATTTTCAG GGAGGATCTTCATCTCAGCTCTATAAGTCGGTCCATTCACAG ATATTCTCTCTGCCTGAGGACACGCTTGTGTATCCGGCGCATGACTACAAAGGATTCACT GTAAGTACCGTGGGAGAGGAGATGCTTTATAATCCTAGGCTAACAAAGGATGAG GAAACATTCGAGAATATCATGCAAA ATCTAAAACTATCATATCCAAAAATGATGGATGTAGCAGTACCTGCAAATATGGTCTGTGGGTTACAAGATGAAACTAAACCTTTATCAG ATGAATAA